In the Aquimarina spinulae genome, ACCGAAACAGAAGGAGCAACACCAAATAATAAGAAGGAATTTTTTATGCAGGCCAGACTTAATGGAAGAATGGCCATTTCTGCTAGTCAAAAACAATCCATACTGGATGAAGGAAAGAAAGTTGATGATGATATTGTGAAATTTAAGGGAATTACTTTTGAAAACTTGGTTTTGCAAACCGAAAGCCCGCTCATTAGTGTTAAATATTTTGGTTACGAAGATCAGGTTAAAGTAGCAGGGTTTCCCGTGTCTATAGACAGAATAGGGGTTGTAGCACAAGATCGGGAGATTGGGGTAAAGTTTGATATTGGCGTATCGCTAATGAAAGATGCATTTGCAGCAAAAGGAGGAGTAGGGATTTTTGCAAAGCAGAAACAAGTTCCTGCAGGTTCAGAGAATAGTAAAGAAGACAATCGATATAAGCAACGATGGCAATATGACCGCTTAGAATTATCCAGAATGATTGTAAAGGCTAATATGGGAGCCATAGCTTTTGAAGGCGCCCTTGATCTTATGGATAATGACCCCATATATGGTGATGGATTTAAGGCCAAAGTAAAAGCAACATTTTTTAAAAAAGAAGGTAGTGAAGGAAGTGATAAAGGAATCTCTTGCGCCGCGATTTTTGGTAAAACAAGAACCAAACAAAATGTAGAAGTTACTAATGAGGAAACAGAAACTAAAGAAACAGTTACTACAGAAGGATATAGGTATTGGTATATAGACGCAGCAGTTACAGGGTTGAAGATTCCCGTATTTCCAGGCCTTAATATAACAGGATTTGCAGGAGGGGCATTTTATAAAATGTCTAGAAAACCAGAAGGGAGTATTTCAGAATTCTCACCATCAGGACTTACCTATATCCCTGATAATAAAACACTTTTAGGAGTTAAAGCAATGGTGTTTGGTGCAATGCCTGATGAAAAAGCGATGAGTGTTAGTGCAGGGTTCGAAATTGATTTCAATAAGAATTATGGTGTTAATAGATTAGGGTTCTTTGGAGAAGTTCAGGCAATGAAAGCGTTTGATTTTCCAAATCCAATGGGTAAAATAACAGGGAAACTTCAGGGATTAGCAAACAGTGAATCTCTTGGAAACAAAGTTGTAAAAACGTTTTCTGAAAAAGCAGATTCTGAATACCCTTCTGAAATTACAGGACAAGCAGGAGTCAATGCCAAAGTAGGAATGCAATATGATTTTACCAATAATACTTTTCATGCAGACATGGATTTATATGTTAATGTAGCAGGAGGACTTGTTCAAGGAAGAGCTTCTAAAGGTCGTGCAGGATGGGGAGTAATTCATATCTCCCCAGATGAATGGTATGTACATATGGGAACACCTACTGATCGTTTGGGGCTAAAAATGGGAGTAGGTCCTGTTTCTGTTGAAAGTGGCGGGTATTTTATGATGGGTGATGGCTTGCCAGGAAGCCCACCGCCACCCTCAGAAGTCGCAACAATGTTAGGTGTGGATGTAGATAAATTAGATTATATGAGGGATGAAAACTCATTAAAATCAGGAAAAGGACTTGCTTTTGGATCAGATTTTAAAATTGATACCGGAGATATTAGCTTTTTATTGCTGTATGCACGTTTTCGGGCAGGTCTGGGGTTTGATATCATGCTTAAAGACTATCAGCAAGCTATGTGCGTAAATACAGGAGATCAGGTAGGAATTAATGGGTGGTATGCTAACGGGCAGGCCTATGCCTATCTACAGGGAGAATTAGGAATTAAGGTAAAACTATTTGCGGTTAGTAAAAAAGTGCCTATTATTCAAGGAGGCGCTGCTATTCTTATGCAAGCAAAAGGACCAAATCCATTCTGGATGCGCGGATACGCTGCCGGATATTATGACCTCTTGGGTGGGGCCGTAAAAGGAGCCTATAGATTTAAGGTAGAAGTGGGCGAGATGTGCGAATTTCAGGATGATACTCCTGTCGGAGATATCAAAATGATCAGTGATCTTACTCCAGCTGATAATGACCAAAATGTGGATGTATTTATGGCACCACAGGCAACGTTTGTAATGAAAGTAGGAGAACCCATTACCATTTCAGAAAATGGAGGAGATAAAACGTATAAGATACTACTGGATAAATTTATGGTGACCGATGAATCCGGGAAAGCAACACCTGGAAAACTTGAATGGGCACATACCAAGGATCGAGTAACTTTTATGCCAGATGATATTTTACCTCCGGAAACCAGATTAAAAGCAATAGTAGAAATCAGTTTTCAGGAAAAAATAAGTGGAGTATATCGTGATGTTATGCTAAATGGAAAAAAAGCGCTGGAAACTCTTGAAAGAAGCTTTACCACTGCGACTGCACCAGATTATATACCATTAAATAACATTAAGTATTCCTATCCTGTTGTGAACCAAAAGCAATTTTATAAAGGAGAATCTACCAGTGGGTATATACAATTACAAAAAGGGCAGGATTATCTTTTTGATAATTCACAATGGAAAAGTACAGTGAAATTTATAGATCAAAACGGAAAATTATCACTAGCAAAATTCAATTATAATACTGCCGAAAATAAGGTGATGTATACATTACCTAAAGTAGATAAAGAAGCTACATACACAATGTCTATTGTTAGTACTTCTTTAGCTTCAGGAAATTCTTCAGAGGGAGCCGAAGTCACAGAAACTACGAATTATGATGAAGACAATACAATGGAAATCAAGAAAAATTCGGCAGCAAATGTATTGAAAGAAGGAGAAATAGAAAGAATTACCTATGAATTCAAAACTAGTAAATATAAAAAATTCACAGATAAAATAAAGGCAATATCAGTAACAAAAACTAATGCTGGAAAAGTAAGCTCTGATGTAATCTATTTATATAATGATGTGAATACCAACGAAGGGTTTGACCTGGCAGAGTTGATTGGAAATTCATATACAGGGAATGTGCCACTAGTATCTTATGAAGCTACGTTGACAGATACCTATTTTAAGACTGATATCAATCCTTTGGTCTATATGAATTACCCTGTTGCAGGAGCATATGCTATGAAAAATAGAGATGCAATATTATTAGGAACACCTCCCAAAAGAGCATTGCCGATAGAAAGTAAGTATTTGACAAGTTTGGAGTATAATGTAAATAAGAACCTGATACAAACTCATTTTCCATTTAGATATGATCTGCCACGAATATATAAACAGGATTTTGTAGACCTGAGAACTCAGGCACTTAGAGATTATACTGATGGCAAAATAGACGCTAACCATCCGGCAATGCGAATAACAGAAGGCGAATATCTTTTTATGCGATATGGAAAATATGAAGTTATATTAAAATATATGCTCCCCGGAGGAATTCAAGGATCACAAGCTAAAATTGATTTCAAGAACCCATTAAAATATAGGATGTAATGCGCAAGATATCCATTCTTTTATTTCTTGGTATTGGTTTGATGAATACTTGGATGTATGCTCAGGATTCTATCCCTTCAGTAAAAGTGATCTCCCGTATTGATGATGATAAGATTATGCTAAGGTGGGCTGCCTCAAATCCTCAGACCTGGCAAAAAGCCAATGCATACGGGTATACCATAGAACGCTTTACCATAAAGAGAAATGGAGTGAAATTACCTCACCCAGAAAAAAAGATACTAACATCAACTCCTATATTGCCAAATCCTCTGGAAACCTGGGAAAGTTTTATAGAAACTAATGATTATGCTGCGATTATTGCACAGGCACTTTATGGAGAAGATTTTGAGGCAGGCAATATGCAGGAAGGAAATTTTGCACGCATTGTAAATAAAGCTAAAGAAATTGAACAACGTTTTGCTTTTGCTCTACTAGCTGCAGATATGGACTTTGAAATCGCTAAAAAAGCAGGTTTGGGTTTTGAAGATACTACAGTCAATGAAGGAGAAGTATATTTTTATAGTGTGAAAACTGCGATTCCTGAAGGAATACTTGTTGTTGAGTCAGGTACAGTATATGCAGATTTTTCAAAGAAAAGTGAATTGCCTACACCTATTGATCTTATCGCAGTTGGACAAGAGAAAAGTATTTTATTAACCTGGGAATATGAAATGTTTAAAACAGTATTCACTTCCTATTTTGTGGAACGGTCTGATGATGGAACCGATTTTGAAAGACTAGGGGATACTCCATTAGTAAATATGAATGGAAAGCCAGGAACTCCCAGGAGGATGTATTATGCGGATACTCTTTCTCAAAACAATAAAACCTATCACTATAGAGTAGTCGGGATTTCTCCTTTTGGAAAACACAGTCCTCCTTCAGAAATTGTTACTGGACAGGGAATCAAAAAACTAGAGGTAACCCCACATATCTCTAAAACAGAATTTGATGCTTCTGGAGCGATACAGGTATATTGGGATTTTGAAAAAGTAGCAGAATCCGAAATTACAGGATTTGAACTCAATTGGGCATCACAGGAAAAAGGACCATATACTGTAGTCAAAAAGAACATACAACCTCATGCCAGGCAAACTACTTTTAATGAAGTAGATCCATCTAACTACTTTACAGTATCGGCTATAGGTAAAAATAATCAAAAAACCACTTCTTTTGCTGCATTCGCGCAAACTATAGATAGTATTCCACCCCATAATCCTGTGGGATTAACAGGAACTGTAGATACGTTGGGGGTCGTAAAATTGCAATGGACAGCCAATACAGAACGAGATATATTAGGATATCGAATATTTAAAGGAAATCTTGAAAAAGAAGAATTGGTACAGATCACAGTATCTCCCGTCTTAAAAACAACATACACAGATACTGTACAGGTAAAATCTTTAAATAAAAAAGTGTTTTATCAGGTAGCTGCCGTAGATAGACGATATAATATGTCTAAGTATTCAGAAAAGATAACACTAAAGAAGCCAGACATAGTACCTCCTTCGTCCCCTATTTTTTCGACTTATGAAGTAAAAGAAGACGGTGTATATCTATACTGGATCAATAGCAGTAGTAATGATGTATCTGGTCATCGATTATATCGCAAGCATATCGCAGAAGCAAATAAGGGCTGGAAGTTGATTTTTAAAACCGATACCATAACCTCCTATACCGATGCTAATGCCAAATCAGGAGAACACTATCAATACGCCATATTTGCCATAGATGAATCAGGGTTACAATCATCCCCATCTACTCCATTAACGATAACTATGCAACGTAATGCTCCACAACAAGTGGTAAAAAATTTTAAGGGGGTAGTCGATAGATTGATAGAGAAGATCGATCTATCATGGAAAATTACAGGCGAACAAGTCTCTGAGGTCTGGATTTATAAAAATGTAAAAAGTAGTATGCCTGTTCTTTGGAAACAATTACCCACCAGTATCACCAGGATTACAGATACCCATGTGAGCCCCAATACAGAATATACATACTTGTTAAAAGCAATACTCAAAAAGGGATACAGTACCCTGGAAACTGTGAATATAACATATTAACTCATGAAAAACGTAATAGTAATACTTGCGATATTAATGACTTCGATGTCCTATGGACAAAAGCATATAGCTACCATAACAGGGCATTTGGGAGGGAATAATGATAATGTGGGACTATACTATAGAATTACTATGGGAGGTAAAACAATAGCTACCAATAGTATATCAGGAGGAATATCAATTGAGGTAGATGTACAAAACAAAGAAATAGAAGCGTCTGCAGATGAGATATACATTTTCCTTAGCTGGCAGGGAACTTTTGATGGTACAGGAAAACCTGGTTCTGCAGAAGGTACATTAAAAATTTCTAGTTGTTATCAGGCTAGTAATCTTACGATACCTCTAAAAGATTTAGGTAACGGAATTGGAGGATATGCTCGACTGGATATCAATATTCGTCCTGAAATCAAAATTCTTCCTCCAGATGATAATGAATATTTTTTACCTCTTGATCAGAAAGTAATCATAAAAGCACCAGAAGGGTTCTCTTCTGATGTATATAATTGGGAATATAAGTTGGAAGATAGTAACTGGGCTACTATTAAAACTACTCACAATGGGCGATATATTTTGGGTGAAGACGAAAATGGAGCTAGTGCATTAGATCTTTTTCCCAGTGCCCAGAATTTTCTGGGAGAAAATGTAAGATTCAGAATTAAATATTGTGGTGATAGATATACTCCCGAAGTTATTTATCGGGTAGTGCCCTCTGCACCAACTTTTACAACCAAAGTAGAGACTAAAGCGGTTTGTTATGATGGTAAAGGACAGGTAGAATTTATTTTTTCGAGACCCTTATATCTCAACGAGAAAATATCAATACTGAAAAAAGACCCTGATGCAGGAGAAGAAGAGTATACAGATAATCTTACAACGAGTTCGCAGACTGAAAACATAGTAGTTTTTCAAGGAGCAAATAAAAATAGCTATACATTGGAAGATGTTCCTGTCGGTAAATATAAAATAGGAGTTTTAGGCTTTTACGGTGATTATAATACGTATGCAGGGTCAAAGGCTCACGACATACTTTTTAGTATAGATCGTCCTGATCCTGTAGTGTTTGGAGAGGAAATAGCGGTTACTCATATCAAATGTTTTGATGATACCAGTAACGGTTCGGTTACATTGTTATTATCCGGAGGTTCTGGAAGTTATCAATTTCATTATAGGAATAAAGATGGTGGAGCCTGGAGTTCATGGTTAGATTATTCAAATGGAGTAGAAGACCTTGATGCAGGTACTTATGAGATTCAAATACGGGATAGTAATGGTTGTTTGGCACGAGAACAGATATTAGTTGGTGGAAAAATAGAATTAGGCGAAGTGATTACACGGGAAGCCACAATAACAAGACCTGAACCTATATCAGTGAATGTAGAGCTTTTGGAATCTCCTACTGCCAATGGTTTTAAAAATGCGAAGATCATGGCTACTATTAATGGAGGTACTCCTATTGATGGGAAACATTATACCTATACATGGATAGATAACTCAAACAACACAGAATTGACGACTTCTAGTGGTAGCTATAATGCAGGTCAAGGTTACCTTGTAAAACTACATAGTATTGGAGTAGGGAAATATACCATTACTGTTAGAGATGCTCATACCTGCGCACCTGTGACTGCAACTTTTGATATCACATATCAGCCAGATCCTTTGACAATCGTTTTTGAAGTTGAAGAAGCGATTTCCTGTTCGGGAGCTTCTGATGGTATTTTGAAAGCTACTGTTACCGGAGGAGTTCCTTTTAATACAGTTAGCCCTGATACGACTATATATCCAGAAGATGCAGAAGGTAATCTGTTACCCTACTTTTACTACTGGAAAGAAAAATTAGATGATAATACCTGGAAATCTTTTCCCAGTAATACAGGAAACACACTTAGAAGTTTGAAGAGTGGTACTTATTCCTTGAATGTTAAAGATAAGAATGGGATTTTTATAGCAGAATATGAAGCGATTCTTACACCGGTGACTACAAATTATATAATAAAGAATTTCAGAGATCAGGAGGTAGAATTATTAGAGCCAAAACCATTAGAACTAGCTATTGTTACAAAACCAATACGTTGTTTTGAAGGCACTGATGGTTCTGCCAGAGTAGAGAAAGTAACAGGAGGAACAGGAGGATATATTTATACATGGAAAAATAGTGATGGTATACCCATATCCAGCCAGGCTGCTGCCACAGGTTTATCTGCTGGAAACTATACAATAACTGTTACAGACGCAAATGGATGCACTATAGAAGACGTAGTAGATATCATACAACCCAAAGCATTATCAGTAACATTTGATACGACCAGAGCTACTTGTGGTGGATCAGATGGTTCTGCCACAGTACAGGTAAATGGCGGGACAGAAGGATATACCTATGTATGGAATACAGGAGAAACTACTCAAAAAATAGAAGGGCTAAAAGCAGATACATATACGGTAACGATTACAGACGCTAATGATTGTAAAATAACAGATACGATTGTTATACAAGAACCAGATCCAATTACTATAGAACGTATTGAAACCACCAGAACCAATTGCGGAGGCGCAATAGGTACTGCAGAAGTGGTCATGTCTGGGGACACAGCTCCATATACCTATCACTGGAGCACAGGAGCAATCACGCCAAAAATAGAGAATTTACCTTATGGAGAATATACTGTAACGGTAAAAGATAAAAACAATTGTATTGTAGAAGGTAGTACTATCATACAAGAACCCGATCCTATTGCTGTAGAACGTTTTGAAACCACATCAGGAACATGTGATGAACCCAATGGTGCAGCAAAAGTGATTATGTCTGGTGCCACAGGGCCATATACATATGAATGGAGTACGGGGGCAACTACTCAAGAGATTACCAATGTTCGGGCAGGTAAATATTTTGTGTTGGTTACAGATACCAATTATTGTACTACTACAGGAAAAGTGATCATTGAAGAAATTAGCGGGATTGAGATAGATGTTATTTCTCATGTAGACCCTCTATGTGCAACTAGTAAAGATGGTTCGATAACAGTATTACCCAAAGGGGGAACAGAACCATATACCTATATGTGGACCAAAAAAGGAACGTTTGAAGTCATTGCGACTTCAGCAGATATTAGTGGGTTACTATCAGGAACATATGTAGTAGAAGTAAATGATGCTATAGGATGCACAAAAGTGTACGAAGAGACATTGATTGCTCCCGAAGTTGTTGAGGTTGTCTTGGGTAATGACCTTTCAATTTGCAGGGGGCAATCTGTAGCATTTGATATCACTATCGATGATCCCAATGCAACCTATTCATGGGTTTCTGATACTGGGTATAGTAATAATACATCTACTGTAGAACTAATAGATTCGGGAACCTATACAGCTACTGTAACCACAGGAATAGGATGTGTAGGAACCGATGAGGTTGTAATTACAGTATCAGATAATCCAATAGATGCAGACTTTTTGTATTCTACGTATTCATTTTCAGACCAGCAGGTCGAAGTAATAAATACAAGTAATCCTATCGGAGAACGTATTGAGTGGACCGTTTCTGAAGGAGCAAATATTGTTGAAGAGACTAAAGAGAAAATCATTTTAAGTTTTGAAAAATCTGATATTCCTAAAACATACTATACCACATTAACTTCTTATAATAAAAATGAGGAGTGTTCTATATCCTTAACCAAACCTATCATAATAGAACCCGGAGAAGGCTTTTCTGAGGATCTCGGAAATGAAAAATTTATAGAAGAATTCTTAATATTCCCTAATGCAAATAATGGAAATTTTTCTATTAAAGTTAATCTGGCAGAACCATCAGATGTACGTGTGAAAATAATGAGCCTAATGTCTACAATGATAGATAAGCAAGAAGGGAAAGGAGCAGATAGTTATGAATTGAGGCACAACTTGAGCATAGCTCCAGGAATATATTTGGTTGTTTTAGAAACTTCTCATGGAGCAGAAACCAGAAAATTAGTGGTTGAGTAACAGATGATCTAACTCTAGCTCAAAATGATTGGTATGATAAAGAAAATACAACTATATAGTGTTGGATTAGTATTGATAAGCTGTGCTAAGGAAACCGCTATTCCTGTTACTGTCGACTTTGATTTTGAAGTAGCAAAAGATGATTATTCTGCGCCTGTAAAGATATTAATTAACAATAAGACAGAGGGAGCCGAAATGTATGAATGGCATTTTGAAGGAGGAGAACCATCTTCTTCAAATTCTCGTAATCCGGGAGTAATTAGTTATACTAATAAAGGAGAATATACCGTAGAGCTTATTGCCACTAATCAAGATGGCTCTAGTGATACCAAAAGCATCCCAATACAGGTAGATGAACCCATACATATTGGTTTTGAAATAACTAATACTGAAAATGATTTTTCACCGGCAGCATATACCTTTAAAAATCTCACTACCGGAGCAAGTCAATTTTATTGGACTTTTGAAGAAGGAGAACCCGAAATTTCTACAAAAAAAGATCCAGGAGAAATACTATTTAAAACACCAGGAGAACATAAGATTAGATTAGAAGCCAGTAGTGATCGGGAGAGTTATAATTTCGAAAAAACAATAACAGTATCCCCATATCTTGATGTTGATTTTACCTACACCGTAGCATATAACGATGATGATTATCAGGTACCAGTACATGTAAGTATAGAAAAAACAGCAATTAGTGCTACTACATATCGATGGGATTTCCCGGGAGCAATACCATCAATTTCTAATCAAGAAGATCCAGAGGAAATAGTATATACAATACCGGGAACATATACTATTGCAGTAACAGCTTCAAATGGTAAAGAAATTAAAACAATAACAAAAGAAATAGAAGTCTTTAAGAATACAAACCTTAGAACTTTTTCAGATGTTAAACTAGGAATTAATACAGCACACCTTAACCATACCATAGGTAGTTTTTATAGTATAGCAAATCGACGAGTATATACTGCCAATGAGATTGGTGATAAGGCAGCTACTACAATCGATTTAGTCTATTATGGGTTTAGTAATAGTTTTAGTACCAATCGATTTGCAAGCCCCGATGATCTTTCTGATACCACATTTCCTGATATCGAGAATGCAAAAAAAACAAAATTGATCAATTCACAAGAATCTTGTAATTGTAATGCATCACTTACAACGATACAATTTGATACTATGGAAGACG is a window encoding:
- a CDS encoding T9SS type A sorting domain-containing protein, with product MKNVIVILAILMTSMSYGQKHIATITGHLGGNNDNVGLYYRITMGGKTIATNSISGGISIEVDVQNKEIEASADEIYIFLSWQGTFDGTGKPGSAEGTLKISSCYQASNLTIPLKDLGNGIGGYARLDINIRPEIKILPPDDNEYFLPLDQKVIIKAPEGFSSDVYNWEYKLEDSNWATIKTTHNGRYILGEDENGASALDLFPSAQNFLGENVRFRIKYCGDRYTPEVIYRVVPSAPTFTTKVETKAVCYDGKGQVEFIFSRPLYLNEKISILKKDPDAGEEEYTDNLTTSSQTENIVVFQGANKNSYTLEDVPVGKYKIGVLGFYGDYNTYAGSKAHDILFSIDRPDPVVFGEEIAVTHIKCFDDTSNGSVTLLLSGGSGSYQFHYRNKDGGAWSSWLDYSNGVEDLDAGTYEIQIRDSNGCLAREQILVGGKIELGEVITREATITRPEPISVNVELLESPTANGFKNAKIMATINGGTPIDGKHYTYTWIDNSNNTELTTSSGSYNAGQGYLVKLHSIGVGKYTITVRDAHTCAPVTATFDITYQPDPLTIVFEVEEAISCSGASDGILKATVTGGVPFNTVSPDTTIYPEDAEGNLLPYFYYWKEKLDDNTWKSFPSNTGNTLRSLKSGTYSLNVKDKNGIFIAEYEAILTPVTTNYIIKNFRDQEVELLEPKPLELAIVTKPIRCFEGTDGSARVEKVTGGTGGYIYTWKNSDGIPISSQAAATGLSAGNYTITVTDANGCTIEDVVDIIQPKALSVTFDTTRATCGGSDGSATVQVNGGTEGYTYVWNTGETTQKIEGLKADTYTVTITDANDCKITDTIVIQEPDPITIERIETTRTNCGGAIGTAEVVMSGDTAPYTYHWSTGAITPKIENLPYGEYTVTVKDKNNCIVEGSTIIQEPDPIAVERFETTSGTCDEPNGAAKVIMSGATGPYTYEWSTGATTQEITNVRAGKYFVLVTDTNYCTTTGKVIIEEISGIEIDVISHVDPLCATSKDGSITVLPKGGTEPYTYMWTKKGTFEVIATSADISGLLSGTYVVEVNDAIGCTKVYEETLIAPEVVEVVLGNDLSICRGQSVAFDITIDDPNATYSWVSDTGYSNNTSTVELIDSGTYTATVTTGIGCVGTDEVVITVSDNPIDADFLYSTYSFSDQQVEVINTSNPIGERIEWTVSEGANIVEETKEKIILSFEKSDIPKTYYTTLTSYNKNEECSISLTKPIIIEPGEGFSEDLGNEKFIEEFLIFPNANNGNFSIKVNLAEPSDVRVKIMSLMSTMIDKQEGKGADSYELRHNLSIAPGIYLVVLETSHGAETRKLVVE
- a CDS encoding PKD domain-containing protein — its product is MIKKIQLYSVGLVLISCAKETAIPVTVDFDFEVAKDDYSAPVKILINNKTEGAEMYEWHFEGGEPSSSNSRNPGVISYTNKGEYTVELIATNQDGSSDTKSIPIQVDEPIHIGFEITNTENDFSPAAYTFKNLTTGASQFYWTFEEGEPEISTKKDPGEILFKTPGEHKIRLEASSDRESYNFEKTITVSPYLDVDFTYTVAYNDDDYQVPVHVSIEKTAISATTYRWDFPGAIPSISNQEDPEEIVYTIPGTYTIAVTASNGKEIKTITKEIEVFKNTNLRTFSDVKLGINTAHLNHTIGSFYSIANRRVYTANEIGDKAATTIDLVYYGFSNSFSTNRFASPDDLSDTTFPDIENAKKTKLINSQESCNCNASLTTIQFDTMEDDILFQNLIVDETPDGLKDFDNSSVPRIVLFQTEEGKKGAIKIKKYVEAGQESYILVDIKVQKEAQ